A region from the Dehalococcoidales bacterium genome encodes:
- the rplM gene encoding 50S ribosomal protein L13, with product MKTYSAKAADIKREWHVIDATDQVLGHLATDIARLLMGKNKPIFTRNVDTGDYVVVINADKIRVTSNKGTSKLYYRHSGYPGGLKVVNLEKMMKTKPEFVIEHAVKGMLPHNRLGNSMIKKLRVYTGDTHPHAAQVAAKE from the coding sequence GTGAAAACATATAGTGCAAAGGCTGCGGATATTAAGAGAGAATGGCATGTTATCGATGCTACCGACCAGGTGTTAGGTCATCTGGCTACCGATATTGCTCGTTTACTTATGGGGAAGAATAAACCGATATTTACCCGTAATGTAGATACCGGTGATTATGTTGTAGTTATAAATGCCGACAAAATTCGTGTTACCAGCAATAAGGGGACATCCAAACTTTATTATCGACATTCCGGATATCCCGGCGGTTTAAAGGTTGTTAATCTTGAAAAGATGATGAAAACCAAACCGGAGTTCGTGATTGAACATGCGGTTAAGGGGATGTTACCTCATAATCGTCTCGGTAACAGTATGATAAAGAAATTAAGAGTATACACCGGGGATACCCATCCCCATGCGGCACAGGTGGCTGCAAAAGAATAA
- a CDS encoding bifunctional phosphoglucose/phosphomannose isomerase: protein MNSGKNLPEYSPMIDLDNLDIYTEYDTEKMINHLNGFAELCRQAWRKAMLIELPGDYADVNRVMILGMGGSAISGDLIARLTLNESKLPITVNRSYNLPAFADNNTLIIACSYSGYTEETLSALSQALAIGAKCMVVSTGGKLKEIAEEKNLPLFIFDYKAQPRATLPFSFMAILCTLQRLGIIGDKSADIAETIRILEQLTEQMDIEVPLEKNQAKQIAHKLYGKFIFIYGAEITSEICYRWKTQFNENSKNWAANESFSELNHNTIAGYEFPPGFIEDAVVIILRSGLISKPILARYNATCRVFERYKIKYSVIDIGGENALAQMLSLVLLGDYISYYLAILNKVDPTPIETIEKLKQELRG, encoded by the coding sequence TTGAATTCGGGAAAAAACTTGCCGGAGTATAGCCCTATGATTGATTTGGATAATTTGGATATTTACACCGAATACGATACCGAGAAAATGATAAACCATCTCAACGGGTTTGCCGAGCTTTGCCGGCAGGCATGGCGCAAGGCAATGCTTATTGAACTCCCCGGCGATTATGCCGATGTTAACCGTGTTATGATTCTCGGAATGGGTGGTTCGGCCATTAGCGGCGACCTGATTGCAAGATTAACCTTAAATGAATCCAAACTCCCGATAACCGTCAACCGCAGTTATAATCTGCCTGCATTTGCTGATAATAATACGCTGATAATCGCCTGCAGTTATTCAGGATATACCGAGGAAACGCTTTCCGCACTTAGCCAAGCGCTTGCGATAGGCGCAAAATGCATGGTTGTTTCCACCGGCGGCAAGCTCAAAGAAATTGCCGAAGAAAAAAACCTCCCCCTGTTTATTTTTGATTACAAAGCCCAACCTCGCGCCACTTTGCCATTTAGTTTTATGGCAATACTTTGCACACTGCAAAGGCTGGGAATTATCGGGGATAAATCGGCCGATATTGCCGAGACGATACGGATACTCGAACAGCTTACCGAACAAATGGATATTGAGGTTCCGCTGGAGAAAAATCAGGCCAAGCAAATAGCACATAAGCTATACGGAAAGTTTATATTTATCTACGGAGCGGAAATTACTTCCGAAATCTGTTACCGTTGGAAAACGCAATTTAACGAAAACAGTAAAAACTGGGCAGCCAATGAATCGTTCTCGGAATTAAATCACAACACGATTGCAGGATACGAATTCCCGCCCGGTTTTATCGAAGATGCCGTTGTCATCATCTTGCGCTCAGGACTGATATCAAAGCCGATTCTGGCGCGTTACAATGCTACCTGTCGTGTCTTTGAGCGCTACAAAATCAAATACAGCGTTATTGATATCGGCGGAGAAAATGCGCTGGCGCAAATGTTAAGCCTAGTACTCCTCGGCGACTATATCAGTTACTATCTGGCGATTTTAAATAAGGTTGACCCGACCCCGATTGAAACGATTGAGAAGTTAAAACAAGAACTCAGAGGGTAA
- a CDS encoding DNA-directed RNA polymerase subunit alpha, producing the protein MFGLTVSDINCVEGNDNYGKFEIEPLEKGFGTTIGNALRRVLLGFLPGAAVTKIKIEGIQHEFAPIPYVKEDVLEFILNVKALRLKALSGSPAKLSLEKQKDGPIYARDIRPSNDFEIVNPDLYLATIDSPEARFYVDFDVEIGMGFKAADSTDNLSVGTIPIDAIFSPVRKVNYNTEPIHVGETSSRERLILEIWTDGTIAPGDAMSKAASVLVEQFGPFVEYSKASIIAEEKKALKASIPQELYDMPVEQLDLSVRAMNCLRRSGITTVGELVSTDEEELLGIRNFGQKSRQEVQDRIRALGIDFSIGGGEDDDSVEKE; encoded by the coding sequence TTGTTTGGTTTAACTGTATCTGATATAAATTGTGTCGAAGGTAACGACAATTACGGAAAGTTTGAAATCGAACCCTTAGAGAAGGGGTTCGGTACCACTATCGGGAACGCTTTGCGTCGTGTGTTATTGGGTTTTCTGCCCGGAGCGGCCGTTACCAAGATAAAAATAGAAGGCATTCAGCATGAGTTTGCGCCGATTCCTTACGTTAAAGAGGACGTGCTTGAATTCATATTGAATGTTAAGGCTTTGCGTTTAAAAGCGCTTTCGGGAAGCCCTGCCAAATTGTCATTGGAAAAGCAGAAGGACGGGCCGATTTACGCCAGGGATATTCGTCCCTCCAACGACTTTGAAATTGTGAACCCGGATTTATACCTGGCGACCATTGATTCACCCGAAGCTCGATTCTATGTAGATTTTGATGTAGAAATAGGGATGGGTTTTAAGGCCGCCGATTCGACGGATAATTTGTCCGTGGGTACAATTCCGATTGATGCGATTTTTTCGCCGGTACGCAAGGTGAATTATAATACCGAACCGATTCATGTCGGGGAGACTTCCAGCAGGGAGCGCTTAATCCTCGAAATTTGGACCGACGGTACAATTGCTCCGGGCGATGCCATGAGCAAAGCCGCTTCGGTTTTGGTTGAACAATTCGGGCCGTTTGTCGAGTACAGCAAGGCTTCAATTATTGCGGAAGAGAAAAAGGCGCTCAAAGCCTCAATCCCGCAGGAATTGTATGATATGCCGGTTGAACAGCTCGATCTTTCCGTTCGGGCAATGAATTGTTTACGCCGCAGTGGTATTACCACGGTAGGCGAATTGGTCAGCACCGACGAAGAAGAGCTTTTGGGAATTCGCAATTTCGGTCAGAAATCGCGACAGGAAGTTCAGGATCGTATTCGCGCGCTCGGGATTGATTTCTCCATTGGCGGTGGCGAAGACGATGACAGCGTTGAAAAAGAATAA
- the rplQ gene encoding 50S ribosomal protein L17, with the protein MRHKVSGRRLGRDSAHRKALFRNLVTDLMDYEKIVTTESKAKEVQGLAEKTITLGKRNDLASRRRMLAYLYDGKVVDKVFSDIAPRFAERQGGYTRITKLGPRLGDGAVMVQLELVEKSK; encoded by the coding sequence ATGAGGCATAAAGTATCTGGAAGAAGATTAGGTAGAGATTCAGCACACAGGAAGGCTTTATTTCGCAACCTGGTGACTGATTTAATGGATTACGAAAAAATTGTAACCACTGAATCCAAGGCTAAAGAGGTTCAAGGGCTGGCCGAGAAAACCATTACGCTGGGAAAGCGTAACGATTTGGCGTCCAGACGAAGAATGTTAGCTTATCTCTACGACGGTAAAGTTGTAGATAAGGTGTTTTCCGACATCGCGCCGAGATTTGCGGAGCGACAGGGCGGCTACACTCGAATTACTAAACTAGGGCCGAGGCTCGGTGACGGTGCGGTAATGGTTCAGTTGGAATTGGTTGAAAAATCCAAGTAG
- the rpsM gene encoding 30S ribosomal protein S13 produces the protein MARIAGVDLPKNKQIKYALQYIHGIGPTNSMEILAKAEIDPVTKSDDLTEAENNRLRDIIDREYRTEGELRKEVTLNVKRLIDIGSYRGLRHRRNLPAHGQRTRTNSRTQKGVKKTVAGRGQKRGMAKT, from the coding sequence ATGGCGCGTATAGCCGGGGTTGATTTACCCAAAAACAAACAAATTAAATATGCTTTACAATACATTCACGGGATAGGCCCGACCAACAGTATGGAAATACTGGCAAAGGCTGAGATTGATCCGGTTACTAAATCGGATGACCTCACCGAGGCGGAAAATAACCGTCTGCGCGATATTATCGACCGTGAATACAGAACTGAAGGAGAACTTCGTAAAGAAGTTACTTTGAATGTCAAACGCCTTATAGATATCGGCAGCTATCGCGGCTTACGGCATCGTCGTAATCTTCCGGCGCATGGACAGAGAACGCGTACTAATTCGCGTACTCAGAAGGGTGTAAAGAAGACGGTTGCCGGCAGAGGACAAAAGCGCGGCATGGCTAAGACGTAG
- the rpsI gene encoding 30S ribosomal protein S9, with protein MKKLTYTNGTGRRKTAVAQVRIMPGSGEIIINGMPYEQRFVSVEHRQFILKPFMATETMGKFDVSVIVRGGGVSGQAGAVSHGIARALLKEDEKFKAALRGDGLLTRDPRAKERKKPGLKRARKAPQYTKR; from the coding sequence TTGAAAAAATTAACTTATACGAATGGAACAGGCAGACGTAAAACAGCTGTTGCTCAGGTAAGAATAATGCCCGGCAGCGGTGAGATAATAATAAACGGAATGCCGTACGAACAAAGATTTGTGAGTGTCGAGCACCGTCAGTTTATTTTGAAACCCTTTATGGCGACCGAAACAATGGGCAAATTTGATGTTTCGGTTATCGTCAGAGGCGGCGGTGTTTCCGGGCAGGCGGGTGCCGTATCGCACGGTATTGCTCGCGCTTTGTTAAAGGAAGACGAAAAATTCAAGGCCGCATTAAGAGGCGACGGTCTTTTGACTCGTGACCCGCGTGCCAAAGAAAGAAAGAAACCCGGTCTCAAACGTGCTCGTAAGGCACCTCAGTACACCAAGCGTTAG
- the truA gene encoding tRNA pseudouridine(38-40) synthase TruA — MGENISPEDIRTKKLVLIIEYKGSNYFGFQLQEELPTVQGALEQALYRLTGEKIRVGSASRTDTGVHALEQIVSFKTKSDIVPDKIITGLNHYLPKDIAVKAAYRVEDSFNIRKRAVSREYKYYILNTRVRSPLWDDYSFRVSGELDIEAMNRVAEQLIGEHDFASFATNLKIELKSTVRRIYKARFDREGNLVVFNIIANAFLPHQVRNTVGALIRVGQGKVTDKEFHSIMLAEKLGLAGPAAPAKGLCLIKVNYNKSLGEENSENI; from the coding sequence ATGGGGGAGAATATCTCTCCGGAAGATATAAGAACTAAAAAATTGGTTCTGATTATTGAATATAAGGGAAGCAATTATTTTGGGTTTCAGTTACAAGAAGAGCTTCCGACGGTGCAGGGTGCACTTGAACAGGCATTGTATCGCTTAACAGGTGAAAAAATAAGAGTGGGCTCGGCCAGTAGGACCGATACAGGGGTACATGCCTTAGAGCAGATAGTTAGCTTTAAAACCAAATCGGACATAGTTCCGGATAAGATTATAACCGGCTTAAACCACTATCTGCCAAAAGACATTGCGGTTAAAGCGGCGTACAGGGTTGAAGATTCTTTCAACATTAGAAAAAGAGCTGTAAGCCGAGAGTATAAGTATTACATTTTAAATACTCGGGTTAGATCTCCGCTTTGGGATGATTACTCCTTTAGGGTTAGCGGGGAATTGGATATTGAAGCAATGAATCGGGTTGCCGAACAGCTTATCGGCGAGCATGATTTTGCTTCGTTTGCCACTAACTTAAAAATAGAATTAAAAAGTACCGTTCGACGTATTTACAAGGCCCGTTTCGACAGAGAAGGCAATTTGGTGGTTTTTAATATTATCGCCAACGCGTTTCTGCCGCATCAGGTGCGTAATACGGTTGGAGCTCTTATCAGGGTAGGCCAAGGCAAGGTGACTGATAAAGAGTTTCATAGTATAATGTTAGCGGAAAAACTTGGTTTGGCCGGTCCCGCGGCACCCGCTAAGGGTCTGTGCCTGATTAAAGTTAATTATAATAAATCCTTAGGGGAAGAGAATAGTGAAAACATATAG
- the rpmJ gene encoding 50S ribosomal protein L36 — MKVRASVKTRCEKCKIIKRRGVVRNICTNPKHKQRQG; from the coding sequence ATGAAAGTTAGAGCATCAGTTAAAACAAGATGTGAAAAATGCAAGATCATTAAAAGACGCGGTGTGGTCAGAAATATCTGCACAAATCCCAAACACAAGCAGCGTCAGGGTTAG
- the rpsD gene encoding 30S ribosomal protein S4: protein MARYTEAVCRLCRRSGEKLMLKGNKCITKCTFDKRPKPPGPQIGRRRRLSDRGEQLREKQKVRYSYGVMERQFKRIFSEAERKTGITGENLLVLLERRLDNVVYRLGFADSRAQARQLVQHGHFDLNGKKTDIPSCFVKEGDVISWRARSVKTEYFKMVSISLASKVVPGWLNLDKEKVVGKVLSLPTPDDIEAKYNIASVVEYYSR from the coding sequence ATGGCTAGATATACAGAAGCAGTTTGCCGTCTGTGCAGGCGCAGCGGTGAAAAATTAATGCTCAAGGGTAACAAGTGCATTACCAAATGTACATTTGATAAGCGTCCCAAGCCTCCGGGACCTCAAATCGGTCGCCGTCGTCGTTTATCCGACCGCGGTGAGCAGTTACGTGAAAAACAAAAGGTACGTTACAGCTACGGTGTCATGGAAAGACAGTTCAAACGTATCTTTAGCGAAGCGGAAAGAAAAACCGGTATTACCGGTGAGAATTTGCTGGTGCTTCTTGAGAGGCGTCTTGATAACGTAGTTTATCGTCTTGGATTTGCCGATTCAAGGGCGCAGGCTCGTCAATTGGTACAGCACGGGCACTTTGATTTGAACGGCAAGAAAACCGATATTCCTTCTTGTTTTGTTAAAGAAGGCGATGTTATCAGTTGGCGAGCCAGAAGTGTTAAAACCGAATATTTTAAGATGGTGTCAATCTCTCTTGCCTCCAAAGTTGTTCCCGGATGGTTAAATTTAGATAAAGAAAAAGTTGTTGGTAAGGTATTATCTTTGCCGACGCCCGACGATATAGAGGCGAAATATAACATAGCGTCTGTAGTTGAGTATTACTCAAGATAG
- a CDS encoding phosphoglucomutase/phosphomannomutase family protein, translating to MKNSPIKFGTDGWRGIIADDFTFDNVRICSQAVALYLQKSDLAKLGLVIGYDTRFASKDFAHVAAEVIAANGIKVYLCQKPEPTPVVSYGTVAKQAGGAIVITASHNPGNWNGFKIKSQDGASAPTEVISKIEKNLAIVSESEKINRLALDEGIQKGLVEYVNLYDIYAAQIAKLVDINGIKNKNLSIAVDSMFGSGGGYFKSLLAGGKAQITEINGAPNPAFPGIKQPEPIASNLTNLAELIKTDRADIGLATDGDADRIGIMDENGNFLTQLQVYALLALYLLEVKKERGAIIKTITATAMLDKLAELYDVPIYETKVGFKYVAPLMIEHNAIIGGEESGGYGFKGHVPERDALLAGLCFLDLMVKTDKKPSQLLKDLYNKVGEHYYDRLDVEFTEERNLITDRVRNSHPKTINNTEVVKEDSFDGFRYTLADGGWLLIRFSGTEPLLRIYAESNSKQTVEKLIEFGKKLAGV from the coding sequence TTGAAGAATAGTCCCATTAAATTTGGAACCGACGGCTGGCGAGGAATTATCGCCGATGATTTTACGTTTGATAATGTCCGTATCTGCTCGCAAGCCGTAGCCCTATATTTACAAAAATCAGATCTTGCCAAACTCGGATTAGTTATCGGTTACGATACACGCTTTGCTTCCAAGGATTTTGCGCATGTTGCCGCTGAGGTAATTGCCGCCAACGGAATCAAGGTATATCTCTGCCAAAAGCCCGAGCCGACCCCCGTTGTAAGTTACGGAACGGTTGCAAAACAAGCCGGCGGCGCGATTGTTATTACCGCCAGCCATAATCCCGGTAATTGGAACGGCTTTAAAATAAAATCACAAGACGGAGCCAGCGCCCCAACGGAAGTTATTTCTAAAATTGAAAAGAACCTCGCAATTGTATCGGAATCCGAAAAAATTAATCGGCTTGCGCTGGACGAGGGAATACAAAAGGGCTTGGTGGAATACGTTAACCTTTACGATATTTATGCGGCACAAATTGCCAAATTAGTTGATATTAACGGCATAAAAAACAAGAACCTCTCCATAGCGGTTGATTCAATGTTCGGTTCGGGCGGCGGGTATTTTAAATCACTGCTGGCTGGAGGCAAGGCCCAAATTACCGAAATTAACGGCGCCCCCAACCCGGCCTTCCCCGGAATAAAACAACCCGAGCCGATTGCAAGTAACCTTACAAACCTGGCGGAGCTTATCAAAACCGACCGCGCCGACATAGGACTGGCAACGGACGGCGATGCCGACCGCATCGGTATTATGGATGAAAACGGCAATTTCTTGACCCAGCTCCAGGTTTACGCCCTCTTGGCACTATACCTGCTGGAGGTTAAGAAAGAACGCGGGGCAATTATAAAAACAATTACCGCCACCGCCATGCTTGATAAACTCGCCGAACTCTATGATGTTCCGATTTATGAAACTAAGGTTGGTTTTAAATACGTGGCCCCACTTATGATTGAACATAATGCGATAATCGGCGGAGAAGAAAGCGGGGGATACGGTTTTAAAGGACATGTTCCCGAACGTGACGCCCTACTGGCAGGCTTGTGCTTCCTGGACTTGATGGTTAAAACCGATAAAAAACCTTCCCAATTGCTTAAAGATTTATATAATAAGGTCGGCGAGCATTACTACGATCGGTTGGATGTTGAATTTACCGAAGAACGAAATTTGATTACCGACCGCGTAAGAAACAGCCACCCTAAAACCATAAATAATACGGAAGTGGTCAAAGAAGACTCTTTTGACGGATTTAGATATACTTTAGCAGACGGCGGATGGCTCCTGATTCGCTTTTCGGGAACGGAGCCTTTACTGCGGATTTATGCCGAAAGTAACAGCAAACAAACAGTGGAGAAACTAATTGAATTCGGGAAAAAACTTGCCGGAGTATAG
- the rpsK gene encoding 30S ribosomal protein S11 gives MAANKKPKAKVSKRDRKSIPSGRAYIQATFNNTIISLTDPAGNVISQASAGAAGFKGSRKSTPFAAQMAATNAANRAMEHGLRQVDVFVKGPGSGREAAVRALQAAGLYITSIRDVTPIPHNGCRARKRRRV, from the coding sequence ATGGCAGCTAATAAAAAACCAAAGGCAAAAGTAAGTAAAAGGGATCGTAAGTCTATTCCGAGCGGAAGGGCTTATATCCAAGCGACTTTTAACAATACGATCATATCTTTAACCGATCCGGCCGGCAATGTTATTTCACAGGCCAGTGCCGGAGCAGCCGGGTTCAAAGGTTCACGCAAGAGTACCCCTTTTGCGGCGCAGATGGCAGCAACCAATGCCGCCAACAGAGCAATGGAACACGGCTTGCGTCAGGTTGATGTATTTGTTAAAGGGCCGGGCAGCGGTCGCGAAGCGGCCGTGCGTGCATTGCAGGCAGCCGGGTTGTACATTACCAGTATTAGGGATGTCACCCCCATACCTCACAACGGTTGTCGTGCACGTAAAAGGAGGAGAGTCTAA